Proteins encoded together in one Solanum lycopersicum chromosome 7, SLM_r2.1 window:
- the LOC101260248 gene encoding fasciclin-like arabinogalactan protein 2 — MKVSPAVPLSVTLLLFLFLSTTTYAHNITKILAKHPEFSTFNHYLTVTHLAAEINRRQTITVCAIDNAAMNVLLEKHLPTYTLKNVLSLHVFADYFGAKKLHQITKGSTLTATMFQATGEAPGTSGYINITNMKGGKVGFANEDNDGHFAATFVKSVVEMPYNISVIQISHILTSAAAEAPVAAPSDLNVTTLMAKQGCKSFSDLLKSHPDVAKTFAENVQSGLTVFCPTDGVITAFMPKFKNLTKDGQASLLLYHGIPVYNSMGMLKSNNGLMNTLATEGKKKYDFTVQNDGDDVKLETKVVTATISGTLYDEEPLSVYKVDKVLLPRELFKGTVAEEPAPAPKGAKKKKKSSKGGDDDVDDDGAPEPSQDDDEDPADDSANLNFANHVKSSGLFVTVVISIICVAII, encoded by the coding sequence ATGAAGGTCTCGCCGGCGGTACCACTTTCCGTCACTCTTCTTCTCTTCCTATTTCTCTCCACCACCACATACGCTCACAACATCACTAAAATCCTCGCAAAACACCCTGAATTCTCCACCTTCAACCATTACTTAACTGTTACACACTTAGCTGCTGAAATCAACCGCCGACAGACCATCACTGTCTGCGCAATTGACAATGCCGCCATGAATGTTCTCCTTGAAAAACACCTCCCTACTTATACTCTCAAAAACGTTCTTTCTCTCCACGTATTCGCCGATTACTTCGGCGCCAAAAAACTCCATCAAATCACTAAAGGAAGTACCCTCACCGCCACAATGTTCCAAGCTACCGGCGAAGCTCCGGGAACTTCAGGGTACATCAATATCACAAATATGAAAGGTGGGAAAgtaggtttcgccaatgaagaCAACGACGGCCATTTCGCTGCTACTTTCGTTAAATCCGTCGTGGAAATGCCGTACAACATCTCCGTTATTCAAATCAGTCATATTCTCACTTCCGCCGCTGCTGAAGCTCCGGTAGCTGCTCCAAGTGACCTTAACGTCACTACATTAATGGCGAAACAAGGATGTAAATCATTCTCAGATCTGTTGAAATCTCACCCAGATGTAGCCAAAACCTTCGCTGAAAATGTACAGAGTGGGTTAACAGTGTTCTGCCCCACCGACGGCGTAATCACCGCCTTTATGCCCAAATTCAAAAACCTAACCAAAGACGGGCAAGCTTCATTACTACTGTACCATGGAATCCCTGTTTACAATTCCATGGGGATGTTGAAATCCAACAACGGATTAATGAACACTTTAGCTACcgaaggtaaaaaaaaatacgaTTTCACCGTACAAAACGACGGAGACGATGTGAAATTGGAAACCAAAGTTGTTACAGCAACCATCTCCGGTACATTATACGACGAAGAGCCGTTATCCGTTTACAAAGTCGATAAAGTTTTACTCCCCAGAGAATTATTCAAAGGAACTGTAGCTGAAGAACCAGCTCCAGCTCCGAAAGGtgcaaagaaaaagaagaagagcaGCAAGGGAGGAGACGATGATGTTGACGACGACGGTGCACCGGAGCCCAGCCAGGACGACGATGAAGATCCGGCGGATGATTCAGCAAATTTGAACTTCGCAAATCATGTGAAGAGTAGTGGATTGTTTGTTACAGTTGTAATTAGCATTATTTGTGTTGCCATTATTTGA